The following are from one region of the Stenotrophomonas lactitubi genome:
- a CDS encoding exodeoxyribonuclease VII small subunit yields MAKKSPENASPVAQFEQSLESLEQLVEQMETGELSLEASLSAYERGVGLYRQCQQALEQAELRVRLLSDPAQPETAEPFDPPSHDG; encoded by the coding sequence ATGGCCAAGAAGTCCCCCGAAAACGCCTCCCCGGTCGCCCAGTTCGAGCAGTCGCTCGAATCGCTGGAACAACTGGTGGAGCAGATGGAAACCGGCGAGCTGAGCCTGGAAGCGTCGCTCAGTGCTTACGAACGTGGTGTCGGTCTGTACCGCCAGTGCCAGCAGGCGCTGGAGCAGGCCGAACTGCGCGTGCGCCTGCTCAGCGATCCGGCCCAGCCCGAAACCGCCGAACCCTTCGATCCGCCCAGCCATGACGGCTGA
- a CDS encoding WG repeat-containing protein, whose amino-acid sequence MMARPARPALASLRHVRWLALLGVLASTCASAQGPACKVMTEEHGLWMLPGCEVVDGKPQISADTLQDLPYDGDGLALVQTADGFHYVDRRGRSQAVITWDNGADSLQEGLFRGRVGDRVGYFNAAFEQVIAATFDFAWPFQDGVAEVCNGCRRGTPDGDGHTPMEGGEWFRIDRSGRRLK is encoded by the coding sequence GTGATGGCTCGGCCGGCACGCCCTGCCCTGGCCAGCCTGCGCCATGTGCGCTGGCTGGCCCTGCTGGGCGTGCTGGCCAGTACCTGCGCGTCAGCGCAGGGGCCGGCCTGCAAGGTCATGACCGAAGAACACGGGTTGTGGATGCTGCCCGGCTGCGAGGTCGTCGATGGCAAGCCGCAGATCAGCGCGGACACCCTGCAGGATCTTCCCTACGACGGCGACGGCCTGGCGTTGGTACAGACCGCCGACGGCTTCCACTACGTCGACCGTCGCGGCCGCAGCCAGGCGGTGATCACCTGGGACAACGGCGCAGACTCCCTGCAGGAAGGCCTGTTCCGCGGCCGCGTCGGCGATCGCGTGGGCTACTTCAACGCTGCCTTCGAGCAGGTGATTGCGGCCACGTTCGATTTTGCCTGGCCATTCCAGGACGGCGTGGCCGAGGTCTGCAACGGCTGCCGCCGAGGCACGCCCGATGGCGACGGGCATACGCCGATGGAAGGCGGCGAGTGGTTCCGCATCGATCGTTCCGGTCGCCGGCTGAAGTAA
- the tilS gene encoding tRNA lysidine(34) synthetase TilS, with amino-acid sequence MTAFPPPATLDAPLLVGYSGGLDSTVLLHWLWQSAQAAGTPLRAIHVHHGLQPAADDWVRHCQQQCAALGIELAVHRVQVTREGGHGLEGAARLARRAAFTAELQAAETLALAQHQDDQAETFLLRALRGSGIDGLAAMTADSHLDGHRLWRPLLDVPRSSLQTYATTHGLQWIEDPSNGEDHADRNFLRLRVLPLLRQRWPHATAALAGSAAHSAQTRALLDEEDAELLAHLEVAPRVLSLELLRQVAPERAARVLRAWVRQHNAAPLPAHVLRQAQNELMVAGADRQSQVRWQQHVIRQWRQHAYLLPAELPSLPKDWQAAWDGRAPLQLPDGGQLRLLGADGFEHPLQLRARQGGERIVLPGRTHSSALKDCLQREHLAPWRRAQLPLLFDGGQLLAAADVVVSAPAQAWLQARNAQLQWHPGGW; translated from the coding sequence GTGACTGCCTTCCCGCCCCCCGCTACGCTGGATGCACCGCTGCTGGTCGGCTACAGCGGTGGGCTGGATTCGACCGTGCTGCTGCACTGGCTGTGGCAATCGGCGCAGGCCGCCGGCACGCCGCTGCGTGCCATCCATGTCCACCACGGCCTGCAACCGGCTGCCGATGATTGGGTGCGCCACTGCCAGCAGCAATGTGCTGCGCTGGGCATCGAGCTGGCCGTGCACCGCGTGCAGGTCACGCGTGAGGGCGGCCATGGCCTCGAAGGTGCCGCCCGGCTGGCACGCCGCGCTGCATTCACCGCCGAGTTGCAGGCTGCGGAAACTCTGGCGCTGGCCCAGCACCAGGATGACCAGGCCGAAACCTTCCTGCTGCGCGCGTTGCGCGGCTCGGGCATTGATGGGCTGGCGGCGATGACCGCTGACAGCCACCTCGACGGCCATCGGCTGTGGCGGCCATTGCTCGATGTGCCTCGCAGCAGCCTGCAGACCTACGCCACGACTCACGGCCTGCAGTGGATCGAAGACCCCAGCAACGGCGAAGACCACGCTGACCGCAATTTCCTGCGTCTGCGGGTGTTGCCACTGCTGCGCCAGCGCTGGCCACACGCCACCGCCGCATTGGCGGGCAGCGCCGCGCATAGCGCGCAGACGCGCGCGCTGCTCGACGAAGAAGATGCCGAGCTGCTCGCTCACCTGGAAGTAGCACCACGGGTGCTGTCGTTGGAGCTGCTGCGCCAGGTCGCACCGGAACGTGCTGCGCGCGTGCTGCGTGCGTGGGTACGCCAGCACAACGCAGCGCCGCTGCCGGCGCATGTACTGCGGCAGGCACAGAACGAATTGATGGTCGCCGGCGCCGATCGGCAATCGCAGGTGCGTTGGCAACAGCACGTCATCCGCCAGTGGCGCCAGCACGCCTACCTGCTGCCGGCAGAGCTGCCGTCACTGCCGAAGGACTGGCAGGCGGCGTGGGACGGCCGCGCGCCGCTGCAGCTGCCCGACGGCGGCCAGCTGCGCCTGCTCGGCGCGGACGGCTTCGAACACCCGCTGCAACTGCGCGCCCGCCAAGGGGGCGAACGCATCGTGCTGCCCGGGCGTACGCATTCATCCGCGCTGAAGGACTGCCTGCAACGCGAACACCTGGCGCCCTGGCGACGCGCGCAGTTGCCCCTGCTGTTCGACGGTGGTCAGCTGCTGGCGGCCGCCGACGTGGTTGTTTCCGCACCGGCGCAGGCCTGGCTGCAGGCCCGCAATGCACAGTTGCAGTGGCATCCGGGCGGCTGGTGA